Proteins from one Leptonema illini DSM 21528 genomic window:
- a CDS encoding ClpP family protease, with translation MSEQENPDPSPSALQAMQMAERFLDARQIFLWGQVDDQSARHVIERLLYLDAKERGKEITLIINSPGGMNTAGFAIYDVMQGIESPVSTLCFGLAASFGALLLLSGQRGRRFAAPHARIMLHQPWVQGRIEGPATDLRIHANEIMKQRKLIEQIIADRCSRDLSSVEKETDRDRWFTADEAVDFGLIDGVRVELPSPVLMR, from the coding sequence ATGTCAGAACAGGAAAATCCCGATCCATCTCCATCTGCGCTTCAGGCCATGCAGATGGCCGAACGCTTTCTTGATGCGCGTCAGATCTTCTTATGGGGGCAGGTTGATGACCAATCGGCCCGTCATGTGATCGAGCGCCTGCTCTATCTTGATGCAAAAGAACGCGGCAAAGAGATCACGCTTATTATCAACAGCCCCGGCGGCATGAACACGGCCGGCTTCGCCATCTATGACGTGATGCAGGGCATCGAGTCGCCCGTGAGCACGCTCTGCTTCGGCCTCGCCGCGAGTTTTGGAGCGCTTCTTCTTCTTTCAGGGCAAAGGGGGCGTCGATTTGCCGCGCCGCATGCGCGTATCATGCTTCATCAGCCGTGGGTGCAGGGGCGCATCGAAGGCCCGGCCACCGATCTACGCATTCACGCCAACGAGATCATGAAGCAGCGCAAGCTGATCGAGCAGATCATTGCCGATCGTTGCAGTCGCGATCTGAGCTCGGTCGAGAAAGAGACGGATCGCGATCGCTGGTTTACCGCCGACGAGGCCGTGGACTTCGGTCTCATCGACGGCGTAAGGGTGGAGCTTCCGTCGCCCGTTCTTATGCGTTAA
- a CDS encoding DUF4349 domain-containing protein produces the protein MKTDQGLWKRLALYGMLAMGWLFVIQLFYRSVTSDGIVTAAVDTGIFEGSRKNYASYKKDVQMDSGPSGASEKYEKIARLSSATSTFDEDRQRLYQLIAEEKGVIQFESLEGLRGRRVYYLSAGVPPEAFDTTVEKLQAIADSTGISIQKTDKTSEYLTLLERRASLEKTRASLAALKAKGGSMDEFLKLENRLLEIDEQLQDANLSIGQFNAENEFCTVQFSLREKEGFSTRRIYHIVKDSVIWTVALSAMLLFFGTLAAIGIWVLLLLKERLPDFIKKKPGRSQ, from the coding sequence ATGAAAACGGATCAAGGTTTGTGGAAACGCCTGGCCCTTTACGGTATGCTCGCCATGGGCTGGCTATTTGTAATTCAACTCTTCTATCGATCTGTAACGTCTGACGGAATCGTTACTGCTGCCGTTGATACTGGCATCTTCGAAGGCAGTCGCAAGAACTACGCCTCCTATAAAAAGGATGTGCAGATGGACAGCGGACCTTCCGGCGCATCAGAGAAATACGAGAAGATTGCACGGCTCTCTTCGGCCACTTCGACCTTCGACGAGGATCGGCAGCGTCTTTATCAACTCATCGCAGAAGAAAAAGGCGTGATCCAGTTTGAAAGCCTCGAAGGCCTGCGCGGCCGTCGCGTCTATTATCTGTCGGCCGGTGTTCCGCCCGAGGCCTTTGATACAACGGTCGAGAAGCTACAGGCCATCGCCGACTCTACCGGCATTTCCATCCAGAAAACTGACAAGACCAGCGAATATCTGACGCTGCTTGAGAGGCGAGCCTCGCTGGAAAAAACGCGGGCCTCGTTAGCCGCTCTCAAAGCGAAAGGCGGAAGCATGGACGAGTTTCTGAAGCTCGAAAACCGGCTGCTTGAGATCGACGAGCAACTCCAGGACGCGAATCTGAGCATCGGTCAATTCAACGCCGAGAACGAATTCTGCACGGTGCAGTTCTCGCTTCGCGAAAAAGAGGGCTTCTCCACCCGTCGCATCTATCACATCGTGAAGGATTCCGTGATCTGGACGGTTGCCCTATCCGCCATGCTTCTCTTTTTCGGAACGCTTGCCGCCATTGGCATATGGGTATTGCTTCTTCTAAAAGAACGCCTACCCGACTTCATCAAAAAGAAGCCGGGCCGCTCCCAATAG